The following coding sequences lie in one Anguilla rostrata isolate EN2019 chromosome 8, ASM1855537v3, whole genome shotgun sequence genomic window:
- the LOC135262117 gene encoding class I histocompatibility antigen, F10 alpha chain-like isoform X2: MRSRVMKCGSYHSISFCYMSSLCSSSSSSSSSFTARPEVHLFSKKSTSPDYRTLVCLATGFYPKDVSVNILKDGAPLAESDGVASSGVRPNGEHKETYQLRKSLEIKASDTSKYSCRIHHRTLPNPIEESWDGKCCNCDGDNTGVIVGVVVVLLIVLVAVPVGLYFLRKKMKAAQAPVNGLNQPLTGRGSAASGGPKEVVKPLMVNGVNPETKGSHDSLKSDDSGKASSDGSEEEVNEPLVGNATV; the protein is encoded by the exons ATGAGGTCCAGGGTCATGAAATGTGGATCATACCATTCCATCAGCTTCTGTTATATGAGCTCACTCTgttcttcctcatcctcctcctcctcctctttcacagCTCGTCCTGAGGTACATCTTTTTTCAAAGAAGTCCACCAGCCCTGACTACCGCACCCTGGTGTGTTTGGCCACCGGATTCTACCCCAAAGATGTGTCGGTAAACATCCTGAAGGACGGTGCGCCATTGGCCGAATCGGACGGGGTCGCCTCTTCGGGGGTGAGACCCAATGGAGAGCATAAGGAGACGTACCAGCTGAGGAAGTCGCTGGAGATCAAGGCATCAGACACCTCAAAGTACAGTTGCAGAATCCACCACCGAACCCTGCCGAATCCGATCGAAGAATCCTGGG ATGGAAAGTGCTGTAACTGCGACGGTGACAACACAGGCGTCATTGTTGGTGTCGTTGTTGTTTTGCTCATCGTCTTGGTGGCGGTGCCTGTGGGCCTGTACTTTCTGCGCAAGAAAATGAAAG CTGCCCAAGCTCCTGTGAATGGACTGAACCAACCTCTGACTG GGAGGGGGTCCGCTGCCTCTGGTGGACCCAAAGAAGTGGTCAAGCCCTTGATGGTCAATG GAGTAAACCCGGAGACAAAAGGATCACACGACTCTTTGAAATCAGATGATTCTG GGAAGGCGTCCTCTGATGGATCCGAAGAAGAAGTGAACGAGCCCTTGGTGGGCAATG CCACAGTTTGA
- the LOC135262117 gene encoding class I histocompatibility antigen, F10 alpha chain-like isoform X7 encodes MRSRVMKCGSYHSISFCYMSSLCSSSSSSSSSFTARPEVHLFSKKSTSPDYRTLVCLATGFYPKDVSVNILKDGAPLAESDGVASSGVRPNGEHKETYQLRKSLEIKASDTSKYSCRIHHRTLPNPIEESWDGKCCNCDGDNTGVIVGVVVVLLIVLVAVPVGLYFLRKKMKAAQAPVNGLNQPLTGRGSAASGGPKEVVKPLMVNATV; translated from the exons ATGAGGTCCAGGGTCATGAAATGTGGATCATACCATTCCATCAGCTTCTGTTATATGAGCTCACTCTgttcttcctcatcctcctcctcctcctctttcacagCTCGTCCTGAGGTACATCTTTTTTCAAAGAAGTCCACCAGCCCTGACTACCGCACCCTGGTGTGTTTGGCCACCGGATTCTACCCCAAAGATGTGTCGGTAAACATCCTGAAGGACGGTGCGCCATTGGCCGAATCGGACGGGGTCGCCTCTTCGGGGGTGAGACCCAATGGAGAGCATAAGGAGACGTACCAGCTGAGGAAGTCGCTGGAGATCAAGGCATCAGACACCTCAAAGTACAGTTGCAGAATCCACCACCGAACCCTGCCGAATCCGATCGAAGAATCCTGGG ATGGAAAGTGCTGTAACTGCGACGGTGACAACACAGGCGTCATTGTTGGTGTCGTTGTTGTTTTGCTCATCGTCTTGGTGGCGGTGCCTGTGGGCCTGTACTTTCTGCGCAAGAAAATGAAAG CTGCCCAAGCTCCTGTGAATGGACTGAACCAACCTCTGACTG GGAGGGGGTCCGCTGCCTCTGGTGGACCCAAAGAAGTGGTCAAGCCCTTGATGGTCAATG CCACAGTTTGA
- the LOC135262117 gene encoding class I histocompatibility antigen, F10 alpha chain-like isoform X6 translates to MRSRVMKCGSYHSISFCYMSSLCSSSSSSSSSFTARPEVHLFSKKSTSPDYRTLVCLATGFYPKDVSVNILKDGAPLAESDGVASSGVRPNGEHKETYQLRKSLEIKASDTSKYSCRIHHRTLPNPIEESWDGKCCNCDGDNTGVIVGVVVVLLIVLVAVPVGLYFLRKKMKAAQAPVNGLNQPLTGRGSAASGGPKEVVKPLMVNGATV, encoded by the exons ATGAGGTCCAGGGTCATGAAATGTGGATCATACCATTCCATCAGCTTCTGTTATATGAGCTCACTCTgttcttcctcatcctcctcctcctcctctttcacagCTCGTCCTGAGGTACATCTTTTTTCAAAGAAGTCCACCAGCCCTGACTACCGCACCCTGGTGTGTTTGGCCACCGGATTCTACCCCAAAGATGTGTCGGTAAACATCCTGAAGGACGGTGCGCCATTGGCCGAATCGGACGGGGTCGCCTCTTCGGGGGTGAGACCCAATGGAGAGCATAAGGAGACGTACCAGCTGAGGAAGTCGCTGGAGATCAAGGCATCAGACACCTCAAAGTACAGTTGCAGAATCCACCACCGAACCCTGCCGAATCCGATCGAAGAATCCTGGG ATGGAAAGTGCTGTAACTGCGACGGTGACAACACAGGCGTCATTGTTGGTGTCGTTGTTGTTTTGCTCATCGTCTTGGTGGCGGTGCCTGTGGGCCTGTACTTTCTGCGCAAGAAAATGAAAG CTGCCCAAGCTCCTGTGAATGGACTGAACCAACCTCTGACTG GGAGGGGGTCCGCTGCCTCTGGTGGACCCAAAGAAGTGGTCAAGCCCTTGATGGTCAATG GAGCCACAGTTTGA
- the LOC135262117 gene encoding class I histocompatibility antigen, F10 alpha chain-like isoform X5 → MRSRVMKCGSYHSISFCYMSSLCSSSSSSSSSFTARPEVHLFSKKSTSPDYRTLVCLATGFYPKDVSVNILKDGAPLAESDGVASSGVRPNGEHKETYQLRKSLEIKASDTSKYSCRIHHRTLPNPIEESWDGKCCNCDGDNTGVIVGVVVVLLIVLVAVPVGLYFLRKKMKGVNPETKGSHDSLKSDDSGKASSDGSEEEVNEPLVGNGATV, encoded by the exons ATGAGGTCCAGGGTCATGAAATGTGGATCATACCATTCCATCAGCTTCTGTTATATGAGCTCACTCTgttcttcctcatcctcctcctcctcctctttcacagCTCGTCCTGAGGTACATCTTTTTTCAAAGAAGTCCACCAGCCCTGACTACCGCACCCTGGTGTGTTTGGCCACCGGATTCTACCCCAAAGATGTGTCGGTAAACATCCTGAAGGACGGTGCGCCATTGGCCGAATCGGACGGGGTCGCCTCTTCGGGGGTGAGACCCAATGGAGAGCATAAGGAGACGTACCAGCTGAGGAAGTCGCTGGAGATCAAGGCATCAGACACCTCAAAGTACAGTTGCAGAATCCACCACCGAACCCTGCCGAATCCGATCGAAGAATCCTGGG ATGGAAAGTGCTGTAACTGCGACGGTGACAACACAGGCGTCATTGTTGGTGTCGTTGTTGTTTTGCTCATCGTCTTGGTGGCGGTGCCTGTGGGCCTGTACTTTCTGCGCAAGAAAATGAAAG GAGTAAACCCGGAGACAAAAGGATCACACGACTCTTTGAAATCAGATGATTCTG GGAAGGCGTCCTCTGATGGATCCGAAGAAGAAGTGAACGAGCCCTTGGTGGGCAATG GAGCCACAGTTTGA
- the LOC135262117 gene encoding class I histocompatibility antigen, F10 alpha chain-like isoform X4 produces MRSRVMKCGSYHSISFCYMSSLCSSSSSSSSSFTARPEVHLFSKKSTSPDYRTLVCLATGFYPKDVSVNILKDGAPLAESDGVASSGVRPNGEHKETYQLRKSLEIKASDTSKYSCRIHHRTLPNPIEESWDGKCCNCDGDNTGVIVGVVVVLLIVLVAVPVGLYFLRKKMKAAQAPVNGLNQPLTGVNPETKGSHDSLKSDDSGKASSDGSEEEVNEPLVGNGATV; encoded by the exons ATGAGGTCCAGGGTCATGAAATGTGGATCATACCATTCCATCAGCTTCTGTTATATGAGCTCACTCTgttcttcctcatcctcctcctcctcctctttcacagCTCGTCCTGAGGTACATCTTTTTTCAAAGAAGTCCACCAGCCCTGACTACCGCACCCTGGTGTGTTTGGCCACCGGATTCTACCCCAAAGATGTGTCGGTAAACATCCTGAAGGACGGTGCGCCATTGGCCGAATCGGACGGGGTCGCCTCTTCGGGGGTGAGACCCAATGGAGAGCATAAGGAGACGTACCAGCTGAGGAAGTCGCTGGAGATCAAGGCATCAGACACCTCAAAGTACAGTTGCAGAATCCACCACCGAACCCTGCCGAATCCGATCGAAGAATCCTGGG ATGGAAAGTGCTGTAACTGCGACGGTGACAACACAGGCGTCATTGTTGGTGTCGTTGTTGTTTTGCTCATCGTCTTGGTGGCGGTGCCTGTGGGCCTGTACTTTCTGCGCAAGAAAATGAAAG CTGCCCAAGCTCCTGTGAATGGACTGAACCAACCTCTGACTG GAGTAAACCCGGAGACAAAAGGATCACACGACTCTTTGAAATCAGATGATTCTG GGAAGGCGTCCTCTGATGGATCCGAAGAAGAAGTGAACGAGCCCTTGGTGGGCAATG GAGCCACAGTTTGA
- the LOC135262117 gene encoding class I histocompatibility antigen, F10 alpha chain-like isoform X3: MRSRVMKCGSYHSISFCYMSSLCSSSSSSSSSFTARPEVHLFSKKSTSPDYRTLVCLATGFYPKDVSVNILKDGAPLAESDGVASSGVRPNGEHKETYQLRKSLEIKASDTSKYSCRIHHRTLPNPIEESWDGKCCNCDGDNTGVIVGVVVVLLIVLVAVPVGLYFLRKKMKAAQAPVNGLNQPLTGRGSAASGGPKEVVKPLMVNAAQAPVNGLNQPLCPLAVNVKSFLLYCRC, encoded by the exons ATGAGGTCCAGGGTCATGAAATGTGGATCATACCATTCCATCAGCTTCTGTTATATGAGCTCACTCTgttcttcctcatcctcctcctcctcctctttcacagCTCGTCCTGAGGTACATCTTTTTTCAAAGAAGTCCACCAGCCCTGACTACCGCACCCTGGTGTGTTTGGCCACCGGATTCTACCCCAAAGATGTGTCGGTAAACATCCTGAAGGACGGTGCGCCATTGGCCGAATCGGACGGGGTCGCCTCTTCGGGGGTGAGACCCAATGGAGAGCATAAGGAGACGTACCAGCTGAGGAAGTCGCTGGAGATCAAGGCATCAGACACCTCAAAGTACAGTTGCAGAATCCACCACCGAACCCTGCCGAATCCGATCGAAGAATCCTGGG ATGGAAAGTGCTGTAACTGCGACGGTGACAACACAGGCGTCATTGTTGGTGTCGTTGTTGTTTTGCTCATCGTCTTGGTGGCGGTGCCTGTGGGCCTGTACTTTCTGCGCAAGAAAATGAAAG CTGCCCAAGCTCCTGTGAATGGACTGAACCAACCTCTGACTG GGAGGGGGTCCGCTGCCTCTGGTGGACCCAAAGAAGTGGTCAAGCCCTTGATGGTCAATG CTGCCCAAGCTCCTGTGAATGGACTGAACCAACCTCTGTGCCCATTGGCAGTGAATGTTAAGTCATTTCTACTGTACTGTAGATGTTAA
- the LOC135262117 gene encoding class I histocompatibility antigen, F10 alpha chain-like isoform X1, protein MRSRVMKCGSYHSISFCYMSSLCSSSSSSSSSFTARPEVHLFSKKSTSPDYRTLVCLATGFYPKDVSVNILKDGAPLAESDGVASSGVRPNGEHKETYQLRKSLEIKASDTSKYSCRIHHRTLPNPIEESWDGKCCNCDGDNTGVIVGVVVVLLIVLVAVPVGLYFLRKKMKAAQAPVNGLNQPLTGRGSAASGGPKEVVKPLMVNGVNPETKGSHDSLKSDDSGKASSDGSEEEVNEPLVGNGATV, encoded by the exons ATGAGGTCCAGGGTCATGAAATGTGGATCATACCATTCCATCAGCTTCTGTTATATGAGCTCACTCTgttcttcctcatcctcctcctcctcctctttcacagCTCGTCCTGAGGTACATCTTTTTTCAAAGAAGTCCACCAGCCCTGACTACCGCACCCTGGTGTGTTTGGCCACCGGATTCTACCCCAAAGATGTGTCGGTAAACATCCTGAAGGACGGTGCGCCATTGGCCGAATCGGACGGGGTCGCCTCTTCGGGGGTGAGACCCAATGGAGAGCATAAGGAGACGTACCAGCTGAGGAAGTCGCTGGAGATCAAGGCATCAGACACCTCAAAGTACAGTTGCAGAATCCACCACCGAACCCTGCCGAATCCGATCGAAGAATCCTGGG ATGGAAAGTGCTGTAACTGCGACGGTGACAACACAGGCGTCATTGTTGGTGTCGTTGTTGTTTTGCTCATCGTCTTGGTGGCGGTGCCTGTGGGCCTGTACTTTCTGCGCAAGAAAATGAAAG CTGCCCAAGCTCCTGTGAATGGACTGAACCAACCTCTGACTG GGAGGGGGTCCGCTGCCTCTGGTGGACCCAAAGAAGTGGTCAAGCCCTTGATGGTCAATG GAGTAAACCCGGAGACAAAAGGATCACACGACTCTTTGAAATCAGATGATTCTG GGAAGGCGTCCTCTGATGGATCCGAAGAAGAAGTGAACGAGCCCTTGGTGGGCAATG GAGCCACAGTTTGA
- the LOC135262117 gene encoding class I histocompatibility antigen, F10 alpha chain-like isoform X8 translates to MRSRVMKCGSYHSISFCYMSSLCSSSSSSSSSFTARPEVHLFSKKSTSPDYRTLVCLATGFYPKDVSVNILKDGAPLAESDGVASSGVRPNGEHKETYQLRKSLEIKASDTSKYSCRIHHRTLPNPIEESWDGKCCNCDGDNTGVIVGVVVVLLIVLVAVPVGLYFLRKKMKAAQAPVNGLNQPLTGNGLACESTILSSVKCVH, encoded by the exons ATGAGGTCCAGGGTCATGAAATGTGGATCATACCATTCCATCAGCTTCTGTTATATGAGCTCACTCTgttcttcctcatcctcctcctcctcctctttcacagCTCGTCCTGAGGTACATCTTTTTTCAAAGAAGTCCACCAGCCCTGACTACCGCACCCTGGTGTGTTTGGCCACCGGATTCTACCCCAAAGATGTGTCGGTAAACATCCTGAAGGACGGTGCGCCATTGGCCGAATCGGACGGGGTCGCCTCTTCGGGGGTGAGACCCAATGGAGAGCATAAGGAGACGTACCAGCTGAGGAAGTCGCTGGAGATCAAGGCATCAGACACCTCAAAGTACAGTTGCAGAATCCACCACCGAACCCTGCCGAATCCGATCGAAGAATCCTGGG ATGGAAAGTGCTGTAACTGCGACGGTGACAACACAGGCGTCATTGTTGGTGTCGTTGTTGTTTTGCTCATCGTCTTGGTGGCGGTGCCTGTGGGCCTGTACTTTCTGCGCAAGAAAATGAAAG CTGCCCAAGCTCCTGTGAATGGACTGAACCAACCTCTGACTG GAAATGGCCTAGCTTGTGAATCTACGATACTCAGTTCTGTTAAATGTGTCCACTGA
- the rnf5 gene encoding E3 ubiquitin-protein ligase RNF5 produces MAAADPRSSSDGDPASRGGFPAGENSNDPGGAGGSGGERERERDRATFECNICLDTARDAVISLCGHLFCWPCLHQWLETRPSRQQCPVCKAGISREKVIPLYGRGSSSQEDPRLKTPPRPPGQRTEPEGRGLCEVFVVCQGVSGAARPNPQHHTPSPNPNPNPNDPFHRADPHYAGDHQGNGNPNNGNNWQDSLFLFVAIFFFFWLLSV; encoded by the exons ATGGCGGCCGCGGATCCCCGATCCTCGAGTGACGGCGACCCTGCCAGCAGAGGTGGCTTCCCGGCCGGCGAGAATAGTAACGACCCGGGTGGGGCTGGAGGTAGTGGCGGCGAGAGGGAACGGGAACGCGATCGGGCCACGTTTGAGTGCAACATCTGCCTAGACACAGCCAGGGACGCCGTCATCAGTTTGTGTGGACACCTGTTCTG CTGGCCCTGTCTCCATCAA TGGTTGGAGACGCGACCCAGCAGACAGCAGTGTCCCGTGTGCAAGGCTGGAATCAGCCGAGAGAAAGTCATCCCCCTCTACGGCCGAGGGAGCTCCAGCCAAGAGGACCCCAG GTTAAAGACTCCGCCCCGGCCTCCAGGACAGAGAACAGAGCCCGAGGGCAGAGGG CTGTGTGAAGTGTTTGTCGTTTGCCAAGGCGTGTCAGG AGCAGCACGCCCTAACCCCCAACATCACACACcatcccctaaccctaaccctaaccctaacgacCCCTTCCACAGAGCAG atcCTCACTACGCTGGCGATCACCAGGGTAACGGTAACCCCAACAACGGCAACAACTGGCAGGActccctcttcctgtttgtggccatcttcttcttcttctggctGTTGagcgtctga